In one window of Camelina sativa cultivar DH55 chromosome 15, Cs, whole genome shotgun sequence DNA:
- the LOC109129113 gene encoding glucan endo-1,3-beta-glucosidase 8-like: protein MAEERSKLTMFFFSHQIILCFFLFSQTSVASSNTSSVGVNWGTMASHQLPPENVVKMLQDNGFTKLKLFEADQNILDALIGSDIEVMIGIPNRFLKEMAQDTAVANSWVEENVTAYSYNGGVNIKYIAVGNEPFLQTYNGTYVEFTLPALINIQRALEEADLKTVKVTVPFNADIYFSPEANPVPSAGDFRPELRDATIE, encoded by the coding sequence atggcagaagagagatcaaagttaacaatgttcttcttttctcatcagattattctctgtttctttcttttctcacaaACTTCCGTTGCCTCTAGCAACACTAGTAGTGTAGGAGTGAACTGGGGAACAATGGCGAGTCACCAGCTTCCACCTGAAAATGTGGTGAAGATGCTACAAGACAATGGTTTCACTAAGCTGAAACTGTTTGAAGCAGACCAAAACATCTTAGACGCTCTGATTGGCTCAGACATCGAAGTAATGATAGGAATACCAAACCGGTTTCTTAAAGAGATGGCTCAAGATACAGCTGTTGCAAATTCATGGGTTGAAGAGAACGTCACTGCTTATTCTTATAATGGCGGAGTCAACATCAAGTACATAGCTGTTGGAAACGAGCCTTTCCTTCAGACATATAATGGAACTTACGTTGAGTTCACTTTACCAGCTCTTATTAACATCCAACGAGCATTAGAGGAAGCTGATTTGAAAACTGTGAAAGTCACTGTTCCTTTCAACGCAGACATCTATTTTTCCCCTGAAGCAAACCCTGTTCCATCAGCTGGAGACTTTAGGCCTGAGCTTAGAGATGCAACGATTGAG